TTtcagacaaaaaaattaaaattttttaatcaagaactgtgaagcaaaataagggtcagtgcccatgaatgcagcctaatcagtgcccatgaatgcagcctcaccattgccatgaatgcaacttcacaagtgccatgaatgcagcctcaccattgccttcagtgcagcctgatcgatgcccatctgcagccttggatgGGACAGGAAGGGGGGTGGGAAAGGCGCCAACAGATTGCATaccggagaatctcctgtttacatggcggcctctttaatacaaagtcccgcctcctatgatagacagaacagtcatccaatggcagcccaggacccgggacttcctattacagacgccgcagagtaaacaggagattctcctgtatgtaatctgacggcactcatCCCGCTCCCCTCCTTGTCCCATTCGAGGcagtgccgataaatacagtatttatcttttgtggccctgggggccacattaaaccagaacgcgggccgcaattggcccccgggccggactttggacatgcctggtgttagggaagcgattccctaacacagcactgtttaatcAGGGAACACATAgcagtgcgcccgctgtttaaccatttggaagccgattagagcccacaggctctaatcaggaagcctattgcTCTAattaggcacttccaaaacacccactgctgtaattcagatgtcCGACGCtcaacaaggggccggacacccgaatagggggcggcagcggcgacaatagatagattcatgcaatgcatgaatctatctattggaaatagacgggtgcaggagagagggggtggcgctcctgcgacCTCTATGCACCCACCGCCACTGCCAGTTAGAAGTAGCCCAGTGCTGAATGgcagaaaatggcctggtcatgaagggggtaaacctgGAGATGGTTGAATCCAGAAGCTCTGTGCTGTATGGGCTCTTACCTATCTCCTAGGTGGGGCCCTTCCTGGCTGCCATGTTGGGGCCCTGAAGCGTAGCCATGTCTCTGATATAATCACTGCACAATCAGTGTGTTGATTGCCCACAAAGCTCATTGAATAATGCATTGTATGAATGGTGGATAAATCTCCTAGTCCTCTCAGTCACCAGTCTCTCTTCTGACTTCTCTCCATAGAACTATCTCTGGAAGTATGGCTGGATTGAACCCGTCCGCTGGGACTCTATGCCATTCCGTGGAGTCCCAGCAACCTCAGAGGAGAACGTTGCTCCTCCAGATATTTCCACccttctgagtgaaggagagtcATCTTCCCAGCCAGAGACTCCTCAAGGTCCAGAACCAACGCTAAACCCGAGATTTATTGGAGCACTAAAAAGATTCCAGGAGGCCAAGGGGCTGAGAGTGACGGGGGAGCTGGATGACGCCACTCGGGAGGCCATGAACGCTCCCCGCTGTGGGGTTCCTGACCGCAAGGTCACAGAAGTAGAAAAATTCGATAGTGTCAAAAGACTCAACCGTGACCCGTCAAAGGATGAGGCTGAAGACCCCCATCCAACCACCACAGGGGCCACCATCTCTACAAAGCAACTTACGAGGCAAGTTCCTCCACAGGAAGAAAACAACTTGGACCTTCGACTGTCACAGCACGTCAGGAAAAAGCGGAGCCACCTCTTGAAAgctgggaaaaaaaggggggccttTTCCAAGCCAACCATTAAGTGGAGGCTTCTGGGTGAAGGCTACAGCGTGTGGCTAACGATCGACCAACAACGTTCCATATTAATGCGAGCGTTCCGAATCTGGAGCGAGGTGGTTCCCCTCAACTTCGAAGAAGACCTCACCTCTCCGGCCCATCTTATCGACATCAAGTTGGGTTTTGGGACTCGTGAGTATTTTTCAGTTATCTCCTATTATTTATAGAGGGGAGAGGCCGAGCGGACTATAGAACAGCTGCCATACTTTTTATAAATACTGAAGGATCCACCTTTTCTGGTTTGGAGATATAGCTGCCATATTGTCCTGGCGACGAGCCAATTATACAGTGTCCAGGGGACAAGTGATGGATCAAGCCagagggggttgatttactaaaactggagggtgcaaaatctggtgcagctatgtatagaaaccaatcagcttccaggttttattgtcaaagcttcattgaactagctaaagttagaagctgattttgcactcccctattttagtaaattaacccacaGTGTCCTAGGGACAAGTCATAAATTCATAGTGTGCTGGGGACAAGTCATAGATGATGTCATAGTGTGCTGGTGACAAGTCATGGATGATGTCATAGTGTCCTAGGGACAAGTCATAAAGTCATAGTGTGCTGGGGACAAGTCAAAGATGATGTCATAGTGTGCTGGTGACACGTCATGGATGATGTCATAGTGTGCTGGGGACAAGTCATAGATGATGTCATACTGTGCTGGGGACAAGTGATGGATGATGTCATAGTGTGCTGGGGACAAATCATGGATGAAGTCATAGTGTGCTGGGGACAAGTCATGGATGAAGTCATAGTGTAATGGGGACAAGTCATGGATGATGTCATAGTGTGCTGGGGACAAATCATGGATGAAGTCATAGTGTGCTGGGGACAAGTCATGGATGAAGTCATAGTGTAATGGGGACAAGTCATAGATGAAGTCATAGTGTGCTGGGGACAAGTCATGGATGAAGTCATAGTGTAATGGGGACAAGTCATAGATGAAGTCATAGTGTGCTGGGGACAAGTCATAGATGATGTCATAGTGTGCTGGGGACAAGTCATAGATGATGTCATAGTGTGCTGGGGACAAGTCATGGATGAAGTCATAGTGTAATGGGGACAAGTCATAGATGAAGTCATAGTGTGCTGGGGACAAGTCATGGATGAAGTCATAGTGTGCTGGGGACAAGTCATAGATGATGTCATAGTGTGCTGGGGACAAATCATGGATGATGTCATAGTGTGCTGGGGACAAATCATGGATGAAGTCATAGTGTGCTGGGGACAAGTCATGGATGAAGTCATAGTGTAATGGGGACAAGTCATAGATGAAGTCATAGTGTGCTGGGGACAAGTCATAGATGATGTCATAGTGTGCTGGGGACAAGTCATAGATGATGTCATAGTGTGCTGGGGACAAGTCATGGATGAAGTCATAGTGTAATGGGGACAAGTCATAGATGAAGTCATAGTGTGCTGGGGACAAGTCATGGATGAAGTCATAGTGTGCTGGGGACAAGTCATAGATGATGTCATAGTGTGCTGGTGACAAGTCATGGATGACGTCATAGTGTGCTGGGGACAAGTCATAGATGATGTCATAGTGTGCTGGGGACAAATCATGGATGATGTCATAGTGTGCTGGGGACAAATCATGGATGAAGTCATAGTGTGCTGGGGACAAGTCATGGGTGAAGTCATAGTGTAATGGGGACAAGTCATAGATGAAGTCATAGTGTGCTGGGGACAAGTCATGGATGAAGTCATAGTGTAATGGGGACAAATCATGGATGATGTCATAGTGTGCTGGGGACAAGTCATAGATGATGTCATAGTGTGCTGGGGACAAGTCATGGGTAAAGTCATAGTGTAATGGGGACAAGTCATAGATGAAGTCATAGTGTAATGGGGACAAGTCATAGATGAAGTCATAGTGTGCTGGGGACAAATCATGGATGAAGTCATAGTGTACTGGGGAAAAGTCATGGGTGAAGTCATAGTGTAATGGGGACAAGTCATAGATGAAGTCATAGTGTAATGGGGACAAGTCATGGATGAAGTCATAGTGTAATGGGGACAAGTCATAGATGAAGTCATAGTGTGCTGGGGACAAGTCATAGATGATGTCATAGTGTGCTGGGGACAAATCATGGATGATGTCATAGTGTGCTGGGGACAAGTCATGGATGAAGTCATAGTGTAATGGGGACAAGTCATAGATGAAGTCATAGTGTGCTGGGGACAAGTCATGGATGAAGTCATAGTGTGCTGGGGACAAGTCATAGATGATGTCATAGTGTGCTGGTGACAAGTCATGGATGATGTCATAGTGTGCTGGGGACAAGTCATAGATGATGTCATAGTGTGCTGGTGACAAGTCATGGATGATGTCATAGTGTGCTGGGGACAAATCATGGATGAAGTCATAGTGTGCTGGGGACAAGTCATGGATTAAGTCATAGTGTGCTGGGGACAAGTCATGGATGAAGTCATACTGTGCTGGGGACAAGTCATGGATGAAGTCATAGTGTGCTGGGGAAAAGTCATGGATGAAGTCATAGTGTAATGGGGACAAGTCATGGATGAAGTCATAGTGTGCTGGGGACAAGTCATGGATGATGTCATAGTGTGCTGGGGACAAGTCATAGATGATGTCATTGTGTGCTGGTGACAAGTCATGGATGATGTCATAGTGTGCTGGGGACAAGTCATGGATGATGTCATAGTGTGCTGGGGACAAGTCATAGATGATGTCATACTGTGCTGGGGACAAGTCATAGATGATGTCATTTTGTGCTGGGGACAAGTCATGGATGAAGTCATAGTGTGCTGGGGACAAGTCATGGATGAAGTCATAGTGTACTGGGGAAAAGTCATATATGAAGTCATAGTGTAATGGGGACAAGTCATATATGAAGTCATAGTGTGCTGGGGACAAGTCATAGATGATGTCATAGTGTAATGGGGACAAGTCATGGATGAAGTCATAGTGTGCTGGGGACAAATCATGGATGAAGTCATAGTGTGCTGGGGACAAGTCATGGATGACATCATAGTGTGCTGGGGACAAGTCATGGATGAAGTCATAGTGTGCTGGGGACAAATCATGGATGAAGTCATACTGTGCTGGGGACAAGTCATGGATGAAGTCATAGTGTGCTGGGGACAAGTCATGGATGAAGTCATACTGTGCTGGGGACAAGTCATGGATGATGTCATAGTGTGCTGGGGACAAGTCATAGATGATGTCATTGTGTGCTGGGGACAAGTCATGGATGAAGTCATACTGTGCTGGGGACAAGTCATGGATGAAGTCATAGTGTGCTGGGGACAAGTCATGGATGAAGTCTTAGTGTGCTGGGGACAAATCATGGATGAAGTCATAGTGTGCTGGGGACAAGTCATGGATGACGTCATAGTGTGCTGGGGAAAAGTCATAGATGAAGTCATAGTGTACTGGGGACAAGTCATGGATGAAGTCATACTGTGCTGGGGACAAGTCATGGATGAAGTCATAGTGTGCTGGGGACAAGTCATGGATGAAGTGATAGTGTAATGGGGACAAGTCATGGATGAAGTGATAGTGTGCTGGGGACAAGTCATGGATGAAGTCATAGTGTACTGGGGAAAAGTCATATATGAAGTCATAGTGTAATGGGGACAAGTCATATATGAAGTCATAGTGTAATGGGGACAAGTCATGGATAAAGCCATAGTGTGCTGGGGACAAATCATGGATGAAGTCATAGTGTGCTGGGGAAAAGTCATGGGTGAAGTCATAGTGTAATGGGGACAAGTCATATATGAAGTCATAGTGTAATGGGGACAAGTCATAGATGAAGTCATAGTGTAATGGGGACAAGTCATGGATGATGTCATAGTGTGCTGGGGACAAGTCATAGATGAAGTCATAGTGTGCTGGGGACAAGTCATGGGTAAAGTCATAGTGTAATGGGGACAAGTCATAGATGAAGTCATAGTGTAATGGGGACAAGTCATAGATGAAGTCATAGTGTGCTGGGGACAAATCATGGATGAAGTCATAGTGTACTGGGGAAAAGTCATGGGTGAAGTCATAGTGTAATGGGGACAAGTCATAGATGAAGTCATAGTGTAATGGGGACAAGTCATAGATGAAGTCATAGTGTAATGGGGACAAGTCATAGATGAAGTCATAGTGTGCTGGGGACAAGTCATAGATGAAGTCATAGTGCGCTGGGGACAAGTCATAGATGAAGTCATAGTGTGCTGGGGACAAGTCATAGATGAAGTCATAGTGTGCTGGGGACAAGTCATAGATGAAGTCATAGTGTGCTGGGGACAAGTCATAGATGAAGTCATAGTGTGCTGGGGACAAGTCATAGATGAAGTCATAGTGTGCTGGGGACAAGTCATGGATGAAGTCATAGTGTGCTGGGGACAAGTCATAGATGATGTCATAGTGTGCTGGGGACAAGTCATGGGTGAAGTCCGATGATGGTTGATGCTCCACAAGGTGCAGATTTACTGACTCTCAATGCTATTATCTTATTTTTCTTCCAGGCCGCCATCTTGGCTGCTCTCAGCTCTTTGATGGGATGGGCAGGGAGTTCGCTCACGCCTGGCAACTCGGTGACAttcattttaatgatgatgaaCATTTTGTGCCCCCGAACAGTGAGCAGGGGATCAGTCTCCTGAAGGTGAGAGGAGCATAATGATCTTATTATTGGGTATGGGTCCAAATCCTCACAGTCTTGGACTGGGCAGAGATCTGAATAGCTGTAGGACAAATACGAGACATTAGTAACCCTACAACAGCTGCCTCCAAACCCGACTTCTACAGCAAGGCAATTCCCACATTTAAaggctatgggctagattcagcaatgatttacgccggcgtatccatagatacgccacgtaaattcaaagctgtgccggtgtatcttctttctgtattcagaaagcaagatacgccaacattagcctaagatccgactggcgtaagtctcttacgccgtcgtatcttagggtgcattctcacgctggccgctaggtggcgcttccatcgttttCGTCGTAGAATATGCACATTTCCTAGATAcaacgattcacaaacgtacgtgcgcccagcggtagttttttacgttgtttgcgtaaggctttttcggcgtatgcttctatgaggcgcatgcaatgttaagtatggacgtagtttacgcttcgatttttaaaatttttacgtcgtttgcgcaagtcgtttgcgaatagggctggacgtaatttacgttcacgtcgaaaccaatacgtcgtttcggcgtacttgggagcaatgcacactgggatatgtacacggatggcgcatgcgccgttcgtacaaaacgtcaatcacgtcaggtcatcatagatttacataaaacacgccccctcttccacatttgaattacgcgcgcttacgccggccccatttacgctaccctgccgcaacttacggagcaagtgctttgtgaatactgcacttgctcctgtaagttgcggcggcgtagcgtaaatacgatacgctgcgccgccgttaaaatgcgcgcccctacctgaatctagccctttgtctaCCCAAGAATGGCCTTTCACTTATAGGTGAAGCATATTGGGCCGGGTCCTTCCATGACTTCTTTCTTGTCTTGGAGCCTCCAAGTGAAGAGATGTCCTGAGAATACGTTTCTCGGGGGTATTCCATGAGATTCATGATAAGTCCATCTGGCAGATTTGGACACCTTCATAATGGCCAGAGCAGGGGTGCAGACCTGAGGATTCATGGATCTCCCCCTTAGAGCTCGTTTTGGGTCTACATTACTCATGCGGACACAGGGGACACGATTATTGACCAATGTCACCTCTATTGTATACTTGGCGGGGGCTCCATTCCTGTGGTGTTCAGTTCATGTGTGTCTCCTGCAGGTGGCGGTACACGAGATTGGACATGTCCTGGGCCTCAGTCACATGAACGAGGTGATGTCAGTCATGCAGCCAAGCTACATTCCAGCCAATAGTAAGATGGAGCTGGACATGGCTGATCGCCGGGCCATTCAGAAGATTTATGGTgagtgataaaaaaatacagatcccACCTGAAAATAATCTCTATAATCTACAGACTTACATCTCCCACCCGATCACCCTCACCATAGCATTCAGGTCTACATCTCCCACCCGATCACCCTCACCATAGCATTCAGGTCTACATCTCCCACCCGATCACCCTCACCATAGTATTCAGGTCTACATCTCCCACCCGATCACCCTCACGAAAGTATTCAGGTCTACATCTCCCACCCGATCACCCTCACCATAGTATTCACGTCTACATCTCCCACCCGATCACCCTCACCATAGTATTCAGGTCTACATCTCCCACCCGATCACCCTCACCATAGTATTCAGGTCTACATCTCCCACCAGATCACCTTCACCATAGTATTCAGGTCTACATCTCCCACCCGATCACCCTCACCATAGTATTCAGGTCTACATCTCCCACCCGATCACCCTCACCATAGTATTTAGGTCTACATCTCCCACCCGATCACCCTCACCATAGTATTCAGGTCTACATCTCCCACCAGATCACCTTCACCATAGTATTCAGGTCTACATCTCCCACCCGATCACTCTCACCATAGTATTCAGGTCTACATCTCCCACCCGATC
This genomic interval from Rana temporaria chromosome 1 unlocalized genomic scaffold, aRanTem1.1 chr1c, whole genome shotgun sequence contains the following:
- the LOC120921519 gene encoding matrix metalloproteinase-21-like isoform X2; its protein translation is MAAPRTFLILLVTELTLISSERLFHARDRSDIQTRLRDKADSILTREYAQNYLWKYGWIEPVRWDSMPFRGVPATSEENVAPPDISTLLSEGESSSQPETPQGPEPTLNPRFIGALKRFQEAKGLRVTGELDDATREAMNAPRCGVPDRKVTEVEKFDSVKRLNRDPSKDEAEDPHPTTTGATISTKQLTRQVPPQEENNLDLRLSQHVRKKRSHLLKAGKKRGAFSKPTIKWRLLGEGYSVWLTIDQQRSILMRAFRIWSEVVPLNFEEDLTSPAHLIDIKLGFGTRRHLGCSQLFDGMGREFAHAWQLGDIHFNDDEHFVPPNSEQGISLLKVAVHEIGHVLGLSHMNEVMSVMQPSYIPANSKMELDMADRRAIQKIYGRCSGRFSAVFDWVRKDDVVPGSWVFQTFFFRKGWYWMYENRSNRTRYRDPRKLATGWNGIPSSDIDAFVHIWARDKDLTLFFKGDRFQCGQSEGRPRLPQGHHRRLPSMHPWRPPPE
- the LOC120921519 gene encoding matrix metalloproteinase-21-like isoform X1; the protein is MAAPRTFLILLVTELTLISSERLFHARDRSDIQTRLRDKADSILTREYAQNYLWKYGWIEPVRWDSMPFRGVPATSEENVAPPDISTLLSEGESSSQPETPQGPEPTLNPRFIGALKRFQEAKGLRVTGELDDATREAMNAPRCGVPDRKVTEVEKFDSVKRLNRDPSKDEAEDPHPTTTGATISTKQLTRQVPPQEENNLDLRLSQHVRKKRSHLLKAGKKRGAFSKPTIKWRLLGEGYSVWLTIDQQRSILMRAFRIWSEVVPLNFEEDLTSPAHLIDIKLGFGTRRHLGCSQLFDGMGREFAHAWQLGDIHFNDDEHFVPPNSEQGISLLKVAVHEIGHVLGLSHMNEVMSVMQPSYIPANSKMELDMADRRAIQKIYGRCSGRFSAVFDWVRKDDVVPGSWVFQTFFFRKGWYWMYENRSNRTRYRDPRKLATGWNGIPSSDIDAFVHIWARDKDLTLFFKGTQYWRYDNENDRAYKQDPEGITYPRLISEGFPGITGPIDTAFYDRRDRNVYFFRGRNVTAFSVASQKVVPGYPKAITDVFPPCTPGDHPLSDLDAVYFSFAHQTIFFIKDSYVWRLARSKDNPDLPHNALLPRLPVNEQWLDICDVHPSMLTVQRR